A single Bacteroidales bacterium DNA region contains:
- the carA gene encoding glutamine-hydrolyzing carbamoyl-phosphate synthase small subunit: MDKKVSIKLILEDGKEFSGHSFGFNKSVSGEVVFNTAMTGYPESLTDPSYKGQILTLTYPIIGNYGVPGKTTEDSMYKFFESYALHISGLVISDYTDEYSHWNANKSLGDWLREYEIPGIYGIDTRELTKVLREEGTMLGKIVVDDNDIPLYDPNLVNLVEQVSITEKKVFGSGKYRILLIDCGVKYNIIRNLLQRDTTVILVPWNHDIESEEYDGLFISNGPGDPKQCGITISNLAKALKKNVPIYGICLGNQLLALAAGANTYKLKYGHRSHNQPVLLTDSNKAYITSQNHGFAIDNSTLPDEWEPLFLNLNDQTNEGMRHKTKPFFSTQFHPEASSGPKDTEFLFDQFIELVARFKQ; this comes from the coding sequence ATGGATAAAAAAGTAAGCATTAAACTGATACTTGAAGATGGTAAGGAATTTTCAGGACATTCCTTTGGTTTTAATAAATCGGTTTCGGGTGAGGTTGTTTTTAACACGGCTATGACCGGTTATCCGGAAAGCCTGACAGATCCCTCATATAAAGGTCAGATTCTTACGCTTACATATCCTATCATCGGAAATTATGGAGTTCCGGGTAAAACAACTGAAGATTCAATGTACAAATTCTTCGAGTCCTATGCCTTGCATATTTCAGGATTAGTGATATCGGATTACACAGATGAATACAGTCATTGGAATGCCAATAAAAGCCTGGGCGACTGGTTAAGGGAATATGAAATTCCCGGTATATACGGAATTGATACCCGCGAACTGACAAAGGTTCTGAGGGAAGAAGGAACCATGCTGGGTAAAATTGTTGTCGATGACAATGATATTCCCCTTTATGATCCTAACCTGGTTAACCTGGTTGAACAGGTGAGTATCACTGAAAAAAAAGTCTTTGGTTCTGGAAAGTACAGGATTCTTCTTATTGACTGCGGCGTAAAGTATAATATTATCCGTAATCTTCTTCAACGTGATACTACAGTTATCCTGGTGCCTTGGAACCATGATATAGAATCGGAAGAATATGATGGTCTGTTCATTTCAAATGGTCCGGGTGATCCGAAACAATGTGGAATAACCATTTCAAACCTGGCCAAAGCGCTTAAAAAAAATGTGCCCATTTATGGCATCTGTCTTGGCAACCAGCTTCTGGCACTTGCTGCGGGTGCCAATACATACAAACTTAAATACGGTCACAGAAGCCATAATCAGCCGGTTTTGTTAACCGACTCAAATAAAGCTTATATAACATCTCAGAATCATGGCTTTGCCATTGACAATTCAACATTGCCGGATGAATGGGAACCCCTTTTCCTTAATCTGAACGATCAGACCAATGAAGGGATGAGGCATAAAACAAAGCCCTTTTTCTCAACTCAGTTCCATCCGGAAGCATCAAGCGGTCCGAAGGATACTGAGTTTTTGTTTGATCAGTTTATTGAGCTGGTAGCCCGGTTTAAACAGTAA
- a CDS encoding DUF2723 domain-containing protein yields the protein MSKYRRVNNLLGWVVFLISAVVYLLTIEPTVSLWDCGEFISTAYKLQIGHPPGAPLFMIVARFFSLFASDTSKVAMMVNAFSGLASAFTIMFLFWTITHLALKLVNYRNASEGNPDQFSLKDQIIIFGSGLVGSLAYTFSDTFWFSAVEGEVYASSSLFTALVFWAVLKWENEANQKYANRWLILIAYLMGLSIGVHLLNLLAIPAIVMVYYFKKYDVTASGVIKALLISVVILGIMMYGLIPGLVWLASRFELIFVNGFGMPYNSGVLIYFILLLGGISYGIWKSHLNNRALLNSALLMLMMVIIGYSSFATIVIRSMANPPMDENNPDNIFSLQYYLNREQYGDRPLIYGQYFNAQPEGIKEGKPTYTPLDGKYKITNRKLSYQYDKRFTGLFPRMWSSDNEHVDVYIEWAGLKESHLYEPRRDADGNTIRDNSGKIVYDRNNPKDPPGFAANMKFFFTYQLGQMYFRYFMWNFVGRQNDTQGFGDPLNGNWISGVKPVDDVLIGKQDKLPGDFKNAPSRNTYYFLPLLLGLFGLIFQLQRDSRNFWVVMLLFILTGIAIVIYLNQTPSQPRERDYAYAGSFYAFAIWIGLGVLALYESLSVKLRKSGMAILISILCLGLVPGIMANQNWDDHDRSGRYTTRDIAADYLNSCAPNAILFTNGDNDTFPLWYAQEVEGIRTDVRVVNLMLLNMDWHIDQIRRKAYESEPLPVSLKPDQYINGTRDVVFVQDRLNKPAELKDIMSFVGSDLPAAKVETSSGNKFNFIPTKKFILPVDTSVVLKNGTVAPEDRSLIVPSVEWTYSRGTMGKSSLIVMDILANNNWERPIYFASLGHEGTLGLENYMQLEGFAYRLVPIYTPAINRYEAGRVESNILYKNLMEKFSYGRMNEPDVYLDDFHVRTISVIRLRTRFLQLANALINKRDTARAVQVLDRCMELTPHIKVPFDYNIIQVASAYYKCGQNEKANQLVEKLAALSIEKLDYYLDQELKFIAAANDEVLYNFQILQNLINVTKTYKLDALAKKYEASADSLYNIYTSKTSQASK from the coding sequence ATGTCTAAATACAGGCGTGTTAACAATCTTCTCGGCTGGGTCGTTTTTCTGATTTCAGCGGTTGTTTATTTATTAACTATCGAGCCTACTGTCAGTCTGTGGGATTGCGGAGAATTCATCTCAACAGCCTATAAGCTCCAAATAGGGCATCCTCCAGGAGCCCCTTTGTTTATGATTGTTGCGCGTTTCTTTTCACTTTTTGCCAGTGATACTTCAAAGGTTGCCATGATGGTAAACGCATTTTCCGGTCTGGCAAGTGCTTTCACTATCATGTTCCTGTTCTGGACCATTACACATCTGGCTCTTAAACTGGTAAATTACCGGAATGCCTCGGAAGGAAATCCTGATCAGTTTTCATTGAAGGATCAGATCATTATCTTCGGGAGCGGCCTTGTAGGTTCGCTTGCCTACACCTTTTCCGACACCTTCTGGTTTTCAGCGGTTGAAGGGGAAGTATACGCCAGTTCTTCATTATTCACGGCACTTGTTTTCTGGGCTGTTCTTAAATGGGAGAATGAGGCAAATCAAAAATATGCGAACAGGTGGCTTATTTTAATAGCCTACCTTATGGGTCTTTCCATAGGTGTTCACCTTTTGAACCTTCTTGCAATTCCTGCCATAGTGATGGTTTATTATTTCAAAAAATATGATGTCACGGCATCCGGGGTAATCAAGGCATTGCTCATTTCGGTTGTTATTCTTGGCATAATGATGTATGGTTTGATTCCGGGACTTGTCTGGCTGGCCTCAAGGTTTGAACTGATTTTTGTGAACGGGTTCGGTATGCCTTACAATTCAGGCGTTCTTATTTATTTCATACTTCTCTTGGGCGGCATTTCGTATGGAATTTGGAAAAGTCACCTTAACAACCGTGCTCTTTTAAATTCAGCCTTGCTGATGCTGATGATGGTTATAATCGGTTATTCTTCTTTTGCTACTATTGTAATCCGGTCAATGGCTAACCCTCCGATGGATGAAAACAATCCGGACAATATTTTTTCGCTGCAGTACTACCTGAACCGCGAACAGTATGGTGACAGGCCATTGATTTACGGGCAATATTTTAATGCACAGCCCGAGGGGATCAAAGAAGGAAAACCTACCTATACACCCCTGGATGGAAAATATAAAATCACCAACCGTAAACTATCGTACCAGTACGATAAACGATTTACCGGCCTTTTCCCCAGAATGTGGAGCTCCGATAATGAACATGTCGATGTGTATATTGAATGGGCAGGGTTGAAGGAAAGTCACCTGTATGAACCCCGTCGTGATGCAGACGGAAATACGATCCGTGACAATAGCGGAAAAATTGTGTATGACCGGAATAATCCAAAAGATCCTCCGGGATTTGCCGCGAATATGAAATTCTTCTTCACTTATCAGCTTGGGCAAATGTATTTCAGGTATTTCATGTGGAATTTTGTCGGAAGACAAAATGATACCCAGGGTTTCGGAGATCCTCTGAATGGTAACTGGATAAGCGGGGTAAAACCGGTTGATGATGTGCTCATAGGAAAACAGGACAAACTTCCCGGTGATTTCAAAAATGCACCCTCACGTAATACCTATTACTTTTTACCCTTGCTTCTCGGACTTTTCGGGCTTATATTTCAGTTACAGCGTGATTCAAGGAATTTCTGGGTTGTTATGCTTCTTTTTATACTGACTGGTATCGCCATTGTGATCTACCTCAATCAGACACCCTCTCAGCCCCGTGAACGGGATTATGCTTACGCAGGGTCCTTTTATGCTTTTGCCATATGGATCGGACTCGGAGTATTGGCCTTGTATGAATCGTTGTCGGTAAAACTCCGTAAAAGCGGGATGGCGATATTGATCTCGATATTGTGTCTTGGTTTGGTGCCTGGTATTATGGCCAACCAGAACTGGGACGATCATGACCGTTCAGGTCGTTACACCACACGGGACATTGCAGCTGACTATCTCAACTCCTGTGCGCCGAATGCCATTCTGTTCACTAACGGAGATAACGACACCTTCCCGTTGTGGTATGCCCAGGAGGTTGAAGGGATCCGCACTGACGTGAGAGTTGTAAATCTGATGCTGCTGAATATGGACTGGCATATTGATCAGATACGCAGGAAAGCCTATGAATCAGAGCCTCTGCCTGTATCATTAAAGCCGGATCAGTATATAAACGGAACCCGTGACGTTGTTTTTGTACAGGACAGGCTAAACAAGCCGGCAGAACTTAAGGATATCATGTCATTTGTCGGCAGCGACCTTCCTGCAGCCAAAGTCGAAACGTCAAGCGGGAATAAATTCAATTTCATCCCCACTAAGAAATTTATTCTCCCGGTTGATACTTCTGTCGTTCTCAAAAATGGTACAGTTGCCCCTGAAGATCGCAGTCTTATAGTACCTTCAGTTGAATGGACCTACAGCAGGGGTACCATGGGAAAGAGTTCACTGATCGTAATGGATATTCTTGCGAATAATAACTGGGAAAGACCGATTTATTTTGCCTCTTTGGGTCATGAAGGAACTTTGGGACTTGAAAATTATATGCAACTTGAAGGATTTGCCTATCGCCTTGTTCCCATTTACACTCCGGCAATTAACCGGTACGAAGCAGGAAGGGTTGAAAGCAATATTCTGTATAAAAACCTGATGGAAAAATTCAGCTACGGCCGAATGAATGAGCCGGATGTATACCTTGATGATTTCCATGTGAGAACCATATCGGTTATCCGGTTAAGGACCCGTTTTCTTCAGCTAGCCAATGCCCTTATAAACAAGCGCGATACGGCAAGAGCAGTGCAGGTCCTTGACCGTTGCATGGAACTGACTCCTCATATCAAAGTGCCTTTTGATTACAATATTATACAGGTTGCCAGTGCCTACTATAAGTGCGGACAAAATGAAAAGGCCAATCAGCTGGTTGAAAAACTGGCTGCATTAAGTATTGAAAAGCTTGATTATTACCTGGACCAGGAACTGAAATTCATTGCTGCCGCCAATGATGAGGTGCTCTATAATTTCCAGATACTTCAGAACCTGATAAACGTAACAAAAACATATAAACTGGATGCCCTGGCTAAGAAGTACGAGGCCTCGGCTGATTCGCTTTACAATATATACACTTCAAAAACATCACAAGCTTCAAAGTAG
- a CDS encoding thioredoxin-like domain-containing protein, with translation MNRLRTFFSLFCLILISFEIQAQGYEIKVKISNLPSKQVILGHYLSKTMYPDDTVKLDQKGYGVLTGKKKLPEGMYLVYLPGGSYFDLVVGNDQQFSLESDTADFLHTLSFKGSDENQIFLDFQHYFASLRNKADSLTIRIKAETDNVIKDELSSSLKKINDLRITKIQQIQKEHPDLFISAFLRATLDVNVPDPPKDKNGVVIDSNWQYYYYRAHYFDNFDFTDPRLLRTPFYEDKIMTYLNKVLPQIPDTLIPAVDYFIDKSRSDSGLFRFMLITLFNNYGKSNIMGMDAVQVHIADKYYIKDSWWSDAKFIADLKERTEKAKPLLIGAVAPDAELMSVPPDHFKSAIADTALRRYPHVGSKINLRQVQAKYLVLIFWEADCGHCKVAVPELYKIYENSLKNMDVKVLAISTLFGEEGKMKWVDFVNQHQLYDWINAWNPYSYDFKMKYDVLTTPQIYILDENKKILAKRISPDQVEEIIKSLIKS, from the coding sequence ATGAATCGGTTACGTACCTTCTTCTCTCTTTTTTGCCTTATTCTGATTTCATTTGAGATTCAAGCTCAGGGCTATGAAATAAAGGTTAAAATAAGCAATCTGCCTTCAAAACAGGTAATCCTTGGACATTACCTTAGCAAAACGATGTATCCTGATGATACGGTTAAACTGGATCAGAAAGGTTACGGAGTTCTCACCGGTAAAAAGAAACTTCCTGAAGGAATGTATCTTGTCTATCTCCCGGGTGGAAGTTACTTTGACCTGGTTGTCGGAAACGATCAGCAATTTTCGTTGGAATCCGATACAGCTGACTTTCTTCATACCTTGTCCTTTAAAGGAAGCGATGAAAACCAGATATTCCTCGATTTTCAGCATTATTTCGCTTCTCTCAGAAATAAGGCCGACAGTCTTACAATACGCATCAAAGCAGAGACCGATAATGTAATTAAAGATGAGCTCTCCTCTTCTCTGAAAAAGATTAACGATCTTCGTATAACCAAAATACAGCAAATTCAGAAGGAACATCCTGATTTGTTTATATCTGCCTTTTTAAGAGCCACACTTGACGTGAATGTTCCTGATCCCCCAAAAGATAAAAACGGTGTTGTTATTGATTCGAACTGGCAATACTATTATTACAGGGCACACTATTTCGATAATTTTGATTTTACCGATCCTCGTCTCCTGCGGACTCCATTTTACGAGGATAAGATCATGACGTATCTGAATAAGGTTCTTCCCCAGATTCCTGATACCCTGATTCCTGCTGTAGATTACTTTATTGACAAATCACGGTCCGATTCAGGTTTATTCCGTTTCATGCTGATAACTCTTTTTAATAACTACGGCAAAAGCAATATCATGGGTATGGATGCTGTACAGGTGCATATCGCAGATAAATATTATATAAAAGATTCGTGGTGGAGTGATGCCAAATTTATAGCAGATCTTAAAGAACGGACTGAAAAAGCAAAACCTCTGCTTATCGGGGCTGTTGCACCGGATGCAGAGCTTATGTCAGTTCCTCCCGACCATTTTAAAAGTGCAATTGCTGATACCGCTTTGCGCCGTTATCCTCATGTGGGTTCTAAAATCAACCTGCGGCAGGTGCAGGCCAAATATCTCGTTTTGATTTTCTGGGAAGCTGATTGCGGCCATTGCAAAGTTGCGGTTCCTGAATTGTATAAGATCTATGAAAATTCGTTGAAAAATATGGATGTAAAGGTCCTGGCCATCAGCACCTTGTTTGGTGAAGAGGGTAAGATGAAATGGGTTGATTTTGTAAACCAGCACCAGCTTTACGACTGGATTAATGCATGGAATCCATACTCGTATGATTTTAAAATGAAATATGATGTGCTGACAACTCCCCAGATTTACATTCTTGATGAAAATAAGAAGATTCTTGCCAAAAGAATCAGCCCCGATCAGGTTGAAGAGATCATTAAGTCACTAATTAAAAGCTAA
- a CDS encoding polyprenyl synthetase family protein, whose product MLSLADCQKIINRHLNEIELPELPSNLYDPVRYMLCLGAKRIRPSIVLMGCNVFSDSIEHAVYPAMAIEVFHNFTLVHDDIMDKSEVRRNQPTVYMKWSPNIALLSGDAMVIKAYELLSKARNSDLEKILPVFNKTALQVCEGQQFDMDYESHEKISIEEYLEMVEFKTAVLLAASFKIGALTGGASAADADLLYEFGRKIGIAFQLQDDLLDVFSSTEIFGKSTGHDIVSNKKTILLTEALERVTGNTREYLLGWLKKENFIPDEKIRAVKSVYSSLDLETIVIKRINDLYDSANEQLEKLSVEQVRIKELRLFSSYLLNRKK is encoded by the coding sequence ATGCTGAGTTTAGCTGATTGTCAGAAAATCATCAACAGGCATTTAAACGAAATAGAATTACCGGAGTTACCGTCAAATTTGTATGATCCTGTCCGGTACATGTTATGCCTGGGAGCAAAACGGATCAGGCCTTCTATTGTACTGATGGGCTGCAACGTATTTTCAGACAGCATTGAACATGCCGTTTATCCTGCAATGGCAATTGAAGTATTTCATAATTTCACCCTGGTTCATGATGATATAATGGACAAATCGGAAGTCCGGCGTAATCAGCCCACTGTTTATATGAAATGGAGCCCCAATATTGCCCTGCTTTCAGGAGATGCCATGGTTATTAAAGCCTATGAACTGCTTTCAAAGGCCCGAAATTCAGATCTTGAAAAGATTCTGCCTGTTTTCAATAAAACGGCCTTGCAGGTTTGTGAAGGCCAGCAGTTTGATATGGATTATGAAAGTCACGAAAAAATAAGCATCGAAGAATACCTTGAAATGGTTGAGTTCAAAACGGCGGTTTTATTAGCTGCTTCGTTCAAGATAGGTGCTTTGACCGGTGGTGCATCAGCTGCTGACGCTGATTTACTTTATGAATTCGGCCGGAAGATCGGAATTGCCTTCCAGTTACAGGATGACCTGCTGGATGTCTTTTCAAGTACGGAAATATTTGGAAAATCTACCGGGCATGATATTGTATCCAATAAAAAAACAATCCTTCTTACAGAAGCGCTTGAACGAGTAACCGGAAACACAAGAGAATACCTTCTCGGGTGGCTGAAAAAGGAAAATTTCATACCCGACGAAAAAATAAGGGCGGTGAAATCAGTTTATAGTTCTCTTGACCTGGAGACTATAGTTATAAAGAGAATCAACGACCTGTATGATTCAGCTAATGAACAGCTTGAAAAATTATCGGTTGAACAGGTAAGAATAAAAGAACTCAGGTTGTTTTCTTCGTACCTGCTCAACCGCAAAAAATAA